The Lycium barbarum isolate Lr01 chromosome 12, ASM1917538v2, whole genome shotgun sequence genome includes a region encoding these proteins:
- the LOC132625010 gene encoding uncharacterized protein LOC132625010: MSDWGPVFVAVVLFVLLTPGLLVQMPARNRFVEFSNFQTSGLSILVHSLIYFVLICIFLLAIGIHMYTG, encoded by the coding sequence ATGTCCGATTGGGGTCCGGTGTTTGTGGCGGTGGTGTTGTTCGTCCTGTTAACGCCAGGTCTGCTGGTTCAGATGCCGGCTCGCAACCGATTTGTTGAGTTTAGCAACTTTCAGACGAGTGGATTGTCGATATTGGTTCACTCACTCATCTACTTCGTCCTCATTTGCATCTTCTTATTAGCCATTGGGATCCATATGTACACGGGTTAA
- the LOC132621402 gene encoding peroxidase 55, whose protein sequence is MGRLRGLCVLTMAIIVILSGAQGQLVENFYGFTCPNVEFIVQQAVSTKFSQTFVTIPATLRLFFHDCFVEGCDASVMIASPNGDAEKDSSDNISLAGDGFDTVVKAKEAVEAMCPGVVSCADIVAIAARDVVVLAGGPSYNVELGRRDGLISKASRVAGNLPEPHFNLNQLNTMFAKHNLSQFDMIALSGAHTLGFSHCDRFANRLYSFTPSNTVDPSLDQEYAKQLMQMCPQNVDPSIAINMDPVTPRTFDNEYYKNLVGGKGLFTSDQVLFTDKASQGTVSDFANNVFDFNGAFVTAMRKLGRVGVKTGNQGEIRLDCTRFNS, encoded by the exons atgggTCGATTGAGGGGCTTGTGTGTGTTGACTATGGCCATCATAGTAATTCTCAGTGGAGCTCAAGGGCAACTAGTAGAGAACTTCTACGGTTTTACTTGTCCAAATGTGGAATTCATAGTTCAGCAGGCCGTGTCTACAAAGTTCAGCCAGACTTTTGTAACTATTCCAGCAACTCTGCGTCTCTTTTTCCATGATTGCTTTGTTGAG GGATGTGATGCCTCTGTTATGATAGCTTCACCAAATGGAGATGCGGAAAAAGATTCCTCAGATAATATTTCACTTGCAGGAGATGGCTTTGACACTGTGGTAAAGGCAAAAGAAGCAGTAGAGGCTATGTGCCCTGGAGTAGTGTCATGTGCAGATATCGTAGCGATCGCTGCCAGAGACGTTGTAGTGCTG GCTGGAGGCCCTTCATACAATGTAGAATTGGGACGCCGTGATGGACTAATCTCCAAGGCATCTCGGGTTGCTGGAAATTTGCCAGAACCACACTTCAATCTCAATCAGTTGAATACTATGTTTGCCAAACACAATCTCAGCCAGTTTGATATGATAGCACTTTCAGGGGCACACACACTTGGCTTCTCTCATTGTGACCGTTTTGCAAACCGTCTCTACTCATTTACCCCATCCAACACCGTTGACCCTTCTTTGGATCAAGAATATGCTAAACAACTTATGCAAATGTGCCCTCAAAATGTAGATCCTTCCATTGCTATAAACATGGACCCTGTGACTCCCCGAACCTTTGACAATGAGTATTACAAGAATCTGGTTGGAGGAAAAGGTTTGTTCACCTCAGATCAAGTGCTTTTCACTGATAAAGCGTCTCAAGGCACTGTTAGTGACTTTGCTAATAATGTTTTTGACTTTAATGGAGCTTTTGTCACTGCAATGAGAAAACTCGGAAGGGTTGGTGTCAAAACTGGTAACCAAGGTGAAATAAGACTGGACTGCACCAGGTTCAACTCATGA
- the LOC132625009 gene encoding nuclear transport factor 2B isoform X2, which produces MDPDTVAKAFVDHYYSTFDTNRAGLANLYQEASMLSFEGVQIQGAQSIVGKLTSLPFQQCKHDINTVDCQPSGPAGGMLVFVSGNLQLPGEQHALKFSQIALLCFLKHCLVVSFLVVV; this is translated from the exons ATGGATCCAGACACAGTAGCGAAAGCATTCGTTGATCACTACTACTCCACCTTCGATACCAATCGGGCCGGGCTTGCTAACCTCTACCAAGAAGCTTCTATGTTAAGTTTCGAAGGCGTGCAGATTCAAGGTGCTCAAAGTATCGTAGGTAAACTCACCAGTCTCCCTTTCCAGCAATGCAAACACGACATCAACACCGTCGATTGTCAGCCCTCTGGCCCTGCTGGCGGTATGCTTGTCTTTGTTAGCGGCAATCTTCAACTTCCCGGCGAACAACACGCCCTCAAATTCAGTCAG ATTGCGTTACTTTGTTTTCTGAAGCATTGCCTGGTTGTTTCCTTCCTAGTTGTCGTATAG
- the LOC132621400 gene encoding protein NUCLEAR FUSION DEFECTIVE 4-like: MVRLKEKFGLFFNNRWLVFVAAMWIQSFAGIGYLFGSISPIIKSNLNYNQRQIARLGVAKDLGDSVGFLAGTLSEILPLWAALLVGAIQNFIGYGWVWLIVTGRSPILPLWIMCILIFIGTNGETYFNTAALVSGVQNFPKSRGPVVGILKGFAGLGGAIMTQIYALIHSPDHASLIFMIAVGPTMVAIALMFIVRPVGGHRQIRPSDGFSFSLIYSICLILAAYLMGVMLVQDLIDVSHTVTTIFTGILFVLLIIPVVIPISLTFSQESKVPSEEALLSESKKQGPGTSERNNDQEIIFSEVEDEKPKEVDLLPALERQKRIAQLQSKLAQAAAEGAVRIKRRRVPHRGEDFTLTQALMKADFWIIFFSLLFGSGSGLTVIDNLGQMSQSLGYDNTHVFVSMISIWNFLGRVGGGYFSEIIVRDYAYPRHAAMAVAQVVMAIGHFYFAMGWPGDMYIGTLLVGLGYGAHWAIVPAAASELFGLKNFGALYNFLTIANPAGSLVFSGVIASTIYDSEAAKQAHERHPSQWNGASFLSSFLALDEPLKCEGAICFFWTSLILCGLCIVASFLSMILVYRTKTVYTNLYGKSRT, from the exons ATGGTTCGTTTGAAAGAGAAATTCggtttattttttaataatagaTGGCTTGTATTCGTAGCTGCAATGTGGATTCAGAGTTTTGCTGGCATTGGATATTTATTTGGTAGCATTTCTCCAATCATTAAGAGTAATTTGAATTATAATCAAAGGCAAATTGCAAGATTGGGTGTGGCTAAGGACTTGGGTGATAGTGTTGGATTTCTGGCTGGCACTTTGTCTGAAATATTGCCTTTATGGGCTGCACTTCTTGTAGGTGCTATTCAGAACTTTATTGGTTATGGCTGGGTTTGGCTCATTGTTACTGGTCGATCTCCTATTCTCCCTTTATGGATT ATGTGCATTCTTATATTTATAGGCACAAATGGAGAAACCTACTTTAATACAGCAGCACTTGTCTCAGGTGTGCAAAATTTCCCTAAAAGCCGTGGCCCTGTGGTGGGAATACTTAAGGGATTTGCTGGTTTGGGTGGTGCAATTATGACTCAAATATATGCACTGATCCATTCTCCGGATCATGCTTCGCTTATATTTATGATTGCCGTGGGACCTACAATGGTGGCTATTGCCCTCATGTTTATAGTCAGGCCTGTTGGTGGCCACAGACAAATCAGACCTTCTGATGGATTCAGTTTTTCATTAATTTACAGCATTTGCCTCATTTTGGCTGCTTACCTGATGGGCGTCATGCTTGTTCAAGACCTCATTGATGTTAGCCACACCGTCACTACAATCTTCACAGGAATTTTGTTCGTTCTATTGATTATTCCTGTGGTGATTCCCATCTCATTGACTTTCTCTCAAGAATCTAAAGTACCATCAGAAGAGGCTCTTCTATCTGAGTCAAAAAAACAAGGTCCTGGAACATCTGAACGCAACAATGATCAGGAGATTATATTTAGTGAGGTTGAAGATGAGAAGCCTAAGGAAGTAGACTTGCTTCCAGCATTAGAAAGGCAAAAAAGAATTGCCCAACTGCAATCAAAACTAGCCCAAGCAGCTGCAGAAGGAGCAGTGAGGATCAAAAGAAGACGGGTTCCCCATAGAGGGGAGGACTTTACCCTAACGCAGGCTTTGATGAAGGCAGACTTTTGGATTATATTTTTCTCACTACTTTTTGGTTCTGGATCTGGTTTAACCGTGATTGATAACTTGGGCCAGATGAGCCAATCTTTAGGATATGATAACACACATGTATTTGTTTCCATGATCAGCATATGGAACTTCCTTGGTCGTGTTGGAGGTGGATACTTTTCTGAAATAATTGTGAG GGATTATGCCTACCCAAGACATGCAGCGATGGCTGTTGCCCAAGTTGTAATGGCTATCGGGCATTTCTACTTTGCCATGGGCTGGCCAGGGGATATGTACATCGGTACTCTTCTGGTCGGGCTCGGTTATGGGGCCCATTGGGCGATTGTGCCAGCTGCTGCTTCTGAATTGTTTGGCTTAAAGAACTTTGGGGCTTTGTACAATTTCCTCACTATTGCGAACCCTGCTGGTTCATTAGTATTCTCAGGTGTTATTGCTAGTACTATATATGACAGTGAAGCTGCAAAGCAAGCTCATGAGCGTCATCCCAGCCAATGGAATGGGGCATCTTTTTTGTCAAGTTTTCTAGCTTTGGATGAACCTTTAAAGTGTGAAGGTGCCATATGCTTCTTCTGGACTTCCTTAATACTTTGTGGACTCTGCATCGTTGCTTCTTTTCTAAGCATGATTCTGGTTTATCGAACAAAGACTGTATACACTAATCTTTATGGAAAATCTCGTACATAA
- the LOC132625009 gene encoding nuclear transport factor 2B isoform X1: MDPDTVAKAFVDHYYSTFDTNRAGLANLYQEASMLSFEGVQIQGAQSIVGKLTSLPFQQCKHDINTVDCQPSGPAGGMLVFVSGNLQLPGEQHALKFSQMFHLMPTPQGSFYVLNDIFRLNYA, encoded by the exons ATGGATCCAGACACAGTAGCGAAAGCATTCGTTGATCACTACTACTCCACCTTCGATACCAATCGGGCCGGGCTTGCTAACCTCTACCAAGAAGCTTCTATGTTAAGTTTCGAAGGCGTGCAGATTCAAGGTGCTCAAAGTATCGTAGGTAAACTCACCAGTCTCCCTTTCCAGCAATGCAAACACGACATCAACACCGTCGATTGTCAGCCCTCTGGCCCTGCTGGCGGTATGCTTGTCTTTGTTAGCGGCAATCTTCAACTTCCCGGCGAACAACACGCCCTCAAATTCAGTCAG ATGTTTCATTTGATGCCAACACCACAAGGGAGTTTCTATGTATTGAATGACATATTCCGGTTGAACTATGCATGA
- the LOC132621351 gene encoding uncharacterized protein LOC132621351 has product MAMEIETQTQLGFPFWRPIRRRFGPDDPFFANGNIQRELLAKQIALDLTEQLVQNIPDDESSNVFCPIVGCGARMRSLDDFEDHYATRHTASCSVCSRVYPTSRLLSIHVSEAHDSFFQAKAARGFPMYECLVEGCGVKLKSYKSRQQHLVDKHKFPASYEFFRKARPSKKHRQKSQHKQALTKTQEMSSAMQVEGETIDGLVSAVSKLTTSESPSAISFGRSRTRGLSFVPRAVNRQRGPVTSTGGTKE; this is encoded by the exons ATGGCGATGGAGATAGAAACGCAAACCCAATTAGGGTTTCCTTTCTGGAGACCCATACGTCGACGTTTTGGTCCAGATGATCCCTTTTTCGCTAACGGTAACATTCAAAGAGAGCTTCTCGCTAAGCAG ATTGCGCTGGACTTGACCGAGCAGCTTGTTCAAAATATCCCTGATGACGAAAGCAG CAATGTCTTCTGTCCAATCGTTGGTTGTGGTGCACGGATGAGATCTCTGGATGACTTTGAAGACCACTATGCTACGCGACATACTGCATCTTGCTCTGTATGTTCTCGAGTGTACCCGACATCACGCCTGCTAAGCATACATGTGTCAGAGGCTCATGATTCTTTTTTCCAGGCAAAAGCTGCTCGTGGCTTTCCCATG TACGAGTGCCTGGTGGAAGGCTGCGGTGTCAAGTTGAAGAGCTACAAAAGCAGGCAGCAACATCTAGTTGACAAGCATAAATTTCCAGCATCTTATGAGTTCTTCAGAAAAGCTCGTCCATCAAAGAAACACAGGCAGAAATCGCAGCATAAACAAGCATTGACTAAGACTCAGGAGATGTCAAGTGCAATGCAAGTCGAGGGAGAAACAATAGACGGCCTCGTTTCAGCAGTATCGAAATTAACCACTTCGGAGTCTCCTTCAGCAATCAGCTTTGGCCGTAGTAGGACTCGTGGATTATCGTTTGTGCCTCGAGCAGTTAATCGACAGAGAGGACCAGTCACCTCAACTGGTGGAACAAAAGAGTAG